A single genomic interval of Clostridia bacterium harbors:
- the holB gene encoding DNA polymerase III subunit delta' — protein MSFADIYGQKRAINLLQADFKQGRVGHAYLFYGPAGVGKCKTAAVFAKLLNCEQPKNLEPCGFCTACRKFSTGNFPDLAIVEPVGQSLKIEQIRALQEKIYLKSYEGKYKVIIIKEADLMTNQAANSLLKILEEPPQKTVFILLVSDLSKLPVTICSRCQLLAFTYLSDEILSKLLQEKGERSAAVLLLAQGSVTKARQIMQADFGDKIEKRFEVLQKKGYWEWLLWAKELAEDENLSEFMLEWLLIVYHQRLLELTVEERELGKISQAVVKGCFKALEEINQTIFYLRNKGNRRLAWEVLFLKLSKIEQSEGGVALYG, from the coding sequence TTGAGTTTTGCCGATATTTATGGTCAAAAAAGGGCTATTAATTTATTACAAGCTGATTTTAAACAGGGGCGAGTTGGCCATGCTTATTTATTTTATGGTCCGGCAGGTGTTGGCAAATGTAAAACCGCCGCGGTTTTCGCAAAGCTTTTAAACTGTGAGCAACCGAAAAATCTTGAGCCTTGTGGTTTTTGTACGGCTTGTCGTAAGTTTTCTACTGGTAATTTCCCGGATCTTGCTATTGTAGAACCAGTTGGTCAATCCCTTAAAATCGAACAAATACGTGCACTTCAAGAAAAAATTTATTTAAAATCGTATGAGGGGAAATATAAGGTTATAATTATTAAAGAGGCGGACTTAATGACTAATCAGGCAGCCAATAGTCTGCTTAAGATTTTGGAAGAACCACCGCAAAAAACTGTTTTTATTTTATTGGTTTCTGATTTAAGTAAATTACCGGTTACCATTTGTTCTCGCTGTCAATTATTAGCATTCACTTATCTTTCTGATGAGATTTTAAGTAAGCTTCTTCAGGAAAAAGGTGAAAGGTCAGCTGCAGTTTTATTGTTGGCACAAGGTTCAGTAACTAAGGCTAGACAAATAATGCAAGCTGATTTTGGGGATAAAATAGAGAAAAGGTTTGAAGTTTTACAAAAAAAAGGCTATTGGGAATGGCTGCTTTGGGCTAAGGAATTGGCCGAGGATGAGAATTTAAGTGAATTTATGTTGGAATGGTTATTGATTGTTTATCATCAGAGATTGCTTGAACTTACGGTGGAAGAAAGGGAATTAGGCAAAATTAGTCAGGCTGTGGTTAAAGGCTGTTTTAAGGCCTTAGAAGAAATTAATCAAACTATATTTTATTTGCGTAATAAAGGAAATCGTCGTTTGGCTTGGGAAGTGCTGTTTTTAAAATTAAGTAAAATTGAGCAAAGTGAAGGGGGGGTAGCCCTTTATGGTTGA
- a CDS encoding YaaR family protein produces the protein MRIRNKKTERGLWAAGEKTVAKNKAVAAAQHSFKNILQEESSLYWQERLQLLLENLDQLGQRLLKTFSIEDLLVYKQLLSSFLDEAVGQMYVVKKETGWLPSGRRKLYQRVELLNQEVEKLTQLILDEQKDSVQLVAKLDTIRGLLVDLYS, from the coding sequence ATGCGGATTCGTAATAAAAAAACAGAACGTGGTTTATGGGCAGCTGGAGAAAAAACAGTAGCAAAAAATAAGGCGGTTGCGGCTGCCCAGCATTCATTTAAAAATATTTTACAAGAGGAAAGTTCACTTTATTGGCAGGAACGTTTACAGCTATTATTGGAGAATTTAGATCAGCTGGGTCAGCGATTATTAAAAACTTTTTCCATTGAGGATTTATTAGTTTATAAACAATTACTTAGTAGTTTCCTAGATGAGGCTGTGGGGCAAATGTATGTTGTGAAAAAGGAAACTGGTTGGCTGCCATCTGGACGCCGTAAATTATATCAACGAGTGGAGCTATTGAATCAGGAAGTTGAAAAATTAACACAGTTAATTTTAGATGAACAAAAAGATTCAGTGCAATTAGTGGCTAAATTAGATACTATCCGCGGTTTGTTGGTCGATTTGTATTCATGA